Proteins encoded together in one Papaver somniferum cultivar HN1 unplaced genomic scaffold, ASM357369v1 unplaced-scaffold_117, whole genome shotgun sequence window:
- the LOC113329650 gene encoding cytochrome P450 71B20-like, whose protein sequence is MNWAMTELVKSPKAMKKVQDEIRNYVGSKGKVEESDLDNFPYLRMVVKETLRLHSIASILLRQTMKHSKIDGYDMYPKTWVLINTWAMGRNPEYWPNPEEFLPERFEDSTTDFTRNQNFEYLPFGGGRRVCPGLNTGIVLVELVLANILCSFDWELPKGLKREDLNSKEEYLAALGSRHPLELVPIKHVVKISDH, encoded by the coding sequence ATGAACTGGGCAATGACAGAACTGGTTAAAAGTCCAAAAGCGATGAAGAAAGTTCAAGATGAGATCAGAAATTATGTGGGATCAAAAGGGAAGGTAGAAGAATCAGACCTTGATAATTTCCCATACTTAAGAATGGTAGTTAAAGAAACTCTAAGGTTGCATTCAATAGCTTCAATCCTTTTAAGGCAAACTATGAAACATAGTAAAATTGATGGCTACGACATGTACCCCAAGACTTGGGTCCTTATAAATACGTGGGCGATGGGGAGAAATCCAGAGTATTGGCCAAATCCCGAAGAATTCTTACCAGAACGGTTTGAAGATAGCACCACTGATTTTACCAGAAATCAAAACTTTGAGTACTTACCTTTTGGGGGAGGTCGAAGGGTTTGCCCTGGTTTGAATACCGGAATCGTTTTAGTAGAGCTTGTACTCGCCAATATATTGTGCTCATTCGATTGGGAATTGCCAAAAGGATTGAAGAGGGAAGACTTAAACAGCAAGGAGGAGTACTTAGCAGCCCTTGGGAGTAGACATCCACTTGAGCTTGTACCCATAAAGCATGTAGTTAAGATATCTGATCATTGA